The Neobacillus sp. OS1-2 genome includes a window with the following:
- a CDS encoding YneF family protein: protein MGYYILVGILALAAGVALGFFIARKYMMSYLKKNPPINEQMLKMMMMQMGMKPSQKKINQMMQAMNKQQSK from the coding sequence ATGGGTTATTACATTCTAGTTGGTATACTAGCATTAGCAGCTGGTGTAGCGCTAGGATTTTTCATTGCTCGTAAATATATGATGAGCTACTTAAAGAAAAATCCGCCAATCAATGAACAAATGTTAAAAATGATGATGATGCAAATGGGCATGAAACCTTCGCAGAAGAAGATCAATCAAATGATGCAAGCCATGAACAAGCAGCAATCTAAATAA
- a CDS encoding ABC transporter transmembrane domain-containing protein, which translates to MKVFLELGWFFKQEKKAYISGVCILLLVAFLQLVPPKIIGIIADHINEGTITKAILIEWMLVLIIVGFTMYGLRYYWRIMIFGSSVKLSRILRNRLYQHFTMMSPSFYQKSRVGDLMAHATNDLSAIQQTAGAGVLTLVDSLSTGGFVILAMAFTISWKLTLICLIPMPFMALLTNWFGTMLHKSFYKAQEAFSSLNDKTQESITGIKVIKTFGQEKEDIEDFRKQSADVVQKNLVVAKIDSLYDPTISIITGISFFLSIAFGAKYVLNDELTIGELISFTTYLGLLIWPMLAFGWLFNIVERGRASYDRVAALLNKKIEIIDHENALGVVPNGDIQYRIDDFTYPGEERPTLREVAYTLNKGKTLGIVGKTGSGKTTLLKLLIREFEGYNGDILFGEKKLQDYKLEKLREAIGYVPQDHFLFSATVAENIALTDPSASIKKIEEAGKLAHIHDDILQFTAGYQTVVGERGVSLSGGQKQRISIARALLMNPEVLLLDDSLSAVDAKTEEAILSFLMANRAGKTTIITSHRLSAVQHANLIIVLEDGKVVERGTHQELMNVDGWYKEMYLHQQLEELVEHGGH; encoded by the coding sequence ATGAAAGTATTTTTAGAATTGGGCTGGTTTTTTAAACAGGAGAAAAAAGCGTACATATCTGGTGTCTGTATTTTATTACTAGTCGCATTTCTACAACTGGTTCCGCCAAAGATAATTGGCATTATTGCCGACCATATAAACGAGGGAACGATTACAAAAGCGATATTAATCGAATGGATGCTTGTATTAATAATTGTTGGGTTTACCATGTATGGCCTTAGATATTATTGGCGAATCATGATTTTTGGTTCCTCCGTTAAACTTAGTAGGATTTTAAGAAATCGTTTATATCAGCATTTTACAATGATGTCACCATCCTTTTATCAAAAAAGTCGGGTTGGCGACTTGATGGCGCATGCAACAAATGACCTTTCCGCTATTCAACAAACAGCGGGAGCGGGCGTGTTAACTCTTGTTGACTCCCTTTCGACAGGTGGATTTGTGATCCTCGCGATGGCATTTACCATCAGCTGGAAGTTAACCCTTATATGTTTAATTCCGATGCCGTTTATGGCATTATTGACAAATTGGTTTGGGACCATGCTTCACAAAAGCTTTTATAAGGCACAAGAAGCGTTCTCATCACTTAATGATAAAACCCAGGAAAGTATTACCGGGATAAAAGTGATCAAAACGTTTGGGCAGGAGAAGGAAGATATTGAAGATTTTCGTAAGCAGTCGGCAGATGTTGTTCAAAAGAATTTGGTCGTGGCGAAAATAGATTCCCTCTATGATCCTACCATTTCGATTATCACTGGTATTTCCTTTTTCTTATCGATTGCGTTTGGTGCAAAATACGTCCTAAATGACGAGCTAACGATTGGGGAATTAATTTCTTTTACGACTTATTTAGGGCTATTAATTTGGCCGATGCTGGCGTTTGGCTGGCTGTTTAACATCGTTGAACGCGGCCGTGCTTCTTATGACCGTGTAGCTGCACTTTTAAATAAAAAAATAGAAATAATCGATCATGAGAATGCATTAGGCGTCGTGCCGAATGGAGATATCCAATATAGGATTGATGACTTTACCTACCCGGGTGAAGAAAGGCCTACGCTAAGAGAGGTCGCGTACACCCTTAACAAAGGTAAAACGCTTGGCATCGTCGGTAAAACAGGCTCAGGAAAAACAACGTTGTTGAAGCTGCTGATTCGCGAGTTTGAAGGCTATAACGGTGATATTTTATTTGGTGAAAAAAAGTTGCAAGACTATAAGCTGGAAAAATTACGCGAAGCAATTGGCTATGTTCCGCAGGATCATTTCTTATTTTCAGCTACTGTGGCGGAAAATATAGCCTTAACAGATCCATCCGCCTCAATAAAAAAAATTGAAGAGGCGGGGAAACTGGCCCATATTCATGATGATATCCTCCAATTTACCGCGGGATACCAAACCGTTGTTGGCGAACGCGGGGTGTCTTTATCAGGTGGGCAAAAACAACGAATCTCCATTGCTCGCGCCCTATTAATGAACCCGGAAGTATTGCTGCTAGACGATTCATTATCGGCTGTTGATGCCAAAACAGAGGAAGCCATCCTTTCGTTCTTAATGGCGAATCGAGCAGGAAAAACAACGATTATTACTTCGCATCGATTAAGCGCCGTTCAACATGCTAATCTCATTATAGTCCTAGAAGATGGGAAAGTTGTGGAAAGAGGTACACACCAGGAACTAATGAATGTAGATGGATGGTATAAGGAAATGTATCTACATCAACAGCTAGAAGAGCTGGTTGAGCATGGGGGACATTAG
- a CDS encoding cytochrome c biogenesis protein CcdC: MNYVVISSIGAVFMGFFVLFVRMKAAKKPTNVKKIIMPPIFMSSGALMYFIPEFRLTPMEILEAIIVGMLFSILLVKTSQFEIRENDIYLKRSKAFIFILVGLLVVRLVLKTILSSSIDVGQLSGMFFLLAFSMIVPWRVAMYRSYMKLYKELHGFKMM, encoded by the coding sequence ATGAATTACGTTGTTATTTCTTCAATCGGAGCAGTTTTTATGGGTTTCTTTGTTCTTTTTGTTCGGATGAAAGCGGCAAAGAAACCAACAAATGTGAAAAAGATTATTATGCCGCCCATTTTTATGTCCAGCGGGGCACTCATGTATTTTATACCTGAATTCAGACTAACCCCAATGGAAATTTTAGAAGCCATCATTGTTGGCATGTTATTTTCAATCTTACTTGTCAAAACCTCACAATTTGAAATACGTGAGAACGATATTTATTTAAAGCGTTCAAAGGCATTCATTTTTATTTTGGTCGGCTTGCTAGTCGTTCGCCTTGTTTTAAAAACAATCCTAAGCAGTTCGATTGATGTCGGACAACTGAGCGGAATGTTCTTCCTGCTAGCCTTTAGTATGATTGTGCCATGGCGTGTGGCAATGTACCGTTCATATATGAAGCTTTATAAAGAATTACATGGATTTAAAATGATGTAA
- a CDS encoding DUF896 domain-containing protein — protein MLSKEKMARINELARKSKATGLTELEAKEQSKLRSEYLATFRSNMLDTLTNTKFIDPEGKDVTPEKLKARKRNTLH, from the coding sequence ATGCTATCAAAAGAAAAAATGGCACGAATTAATGAACTGGCGCGGAAATCAAAAGCAACGGGATTAACGGAATTAGAGGCAAAGGAACAATCGAAATTAAGAAGTGAGTATTTGGCAACTTTTCGTTCAAATATGCTTGATACCTTAACCAATACAAAGTTTATTGATCCTGAAGGCAAGGATGTAACACCTGAAAAACTGAAAGCAAGAAAGAGAAATACACTACATTAA
- a CDS encoding cytochrome c biogenesis CcdA family protein yields MSDVNIFMALGAGFLSFISPCCLPLYPAFLSYITGMSVGELKSENAMLQKRSLLHTLFFLIGFSIIFVAIGFGTTLIGSFFREYKDLIRQLGAIFIILFGLMIVGIFKPEFLMKDRKFEFKNRPSGYIGSILIGMAFAAGWTPCTGPILGFVITLAGQNPSSGVLYMIAYSLGFAIPFFILSFFVGRMNWIKKHSVKIMKIGGYLMIVMGFVLFFDWMTKIITIFSGLFGNFTGF; encoded by the coding sequence ATGTCTGATGTAAATATATTCATGGCACTTGGTGCAGGGTTTTTAAGCTTTATCTCACCTTGTTGTTTACCTCTTTATCCTGCATTTTTATCATACATCACGGGAATGTCTGTCGGGGAATTAAAGAGTGAAAATGCCATGCTGCAAAAACGAAGTCTGTTACATACCTTATTTTTCTTAATTGGCTTCTCCATCATTTTTGTAGCGATTGGTTTTGGAACAACATTGATTGGAAGCTTCTTTCGCGAGTATAAAGATTTAATTCGTCAACTTGGAGCAATTTTTATTATTTTATTTGGTTTGATGATTGTCGGAATCTTTAAGCCGGAGTTTTTAATGAAGGACCGTAAATTTGAATTTAAAAACCGTCCTTCGGGTTATATTGGCTCAATCCTAATTGGAATGGCGTTTGCTGCAGGGTGGACACCATGTACGGGCCCTATTCTTGGATTTGTCATCACGCTTGCTGGACAAAATCCTAGCTCCGGCGTTTTATACATGATTGCCTATTCTCTAGGATTTGCGATTCCATTCTTCATTTTATCGTTCTTTGTTGGCAGAATGAATTGGATTAAAAAACACAGTGTAAAGATTATGAAAATTGGCGGTTACCTTATGATCGTCATGGGATTTGTCCTTTTCTTTGACTGGATGACAAAAATCATTACAATCTTTTCCGGCCTGTTTGGTAACTTTACTGGATTTTAA
- the tkt gene encoding transketolase → MFNTIDDLSVTAIRTLAIDAIEKANSGHPGMPMGAAPMTYTLWTRIMNHNPKNPHWFNRDRFVLSAGHGSALLYSMLHLSGYNLSLEDLKQFRQWGSKTPGHPEYGHTEGVEATTGPLGQGIAMAVGMAMAERHVASVYNKDNFELVNHFTYSMCGDGDLMEGVSAEAASLAGHLKLGRLVVLYDSNDISLDGDLNKSFSESVKERFQAYGWQYLRVEDGNNLEEIAKALEEAKNDLDRPTMIEVRTVIGYGSPNRAGTSGVHGSPLGAEELKLTKEAYKWTFEEDFHVPQEVYDNFQKLIVENGEKKEKEWNDLFEQYKKEYPGLATQLEQALNNELPEGWDRDVPVYPEGKSLASRASSGEALNGIAKNLPIFIGGSADLAGSNKTMIKGTKDYMPGSYEGRNFWFGVREFAMGAAMNGIALHGGVKVFGGTFFVFSDYLRPAIRLAALMGLPVTYVFTHDSIAVGEDGPTHEPIEQLAALRAMPGLSIIRPADGNETAAAWKLAVESTNKPTALILTRQDLPTLKGTDTNAYEGVSKGAYVVSPSERATPDALLLATGSEVSLAVEAQKALAGEGVHVSVVSMPSWDRFDQQSQEYKDSVLPKTVKKRLGLEVGASFGWHKYTGDEGDVLAIDKFGASAPGEKIMEEYGFSVNNVVARVKALLEK, encoded by the coding sequence ATGTTTAATACTATTGATGATTTATCTGTTACCGCAATACGAACTCTAGCAATTGATGCAATCGAAAAGGCAAATTCAGGACACCCAGGGATGCCAATGGGTGCGGCACCAATGACTTATACATTATGGACACGGATTATGAATCATAACCCAAAAAATCCGCATTGGTTTAACCGTGATCGTTTTGTCTTATCTGCAGGACATGGTTCTGCTTTGTTATACAGCATGCTACATTTATCTGGTTATAATTTATCTTTGGAAGATTTGAAGCAATTCCGTCAATGGGGGAGTAAAACACCTGGGCACCCAGAGTATGGTCACACTGAAGGTGTGGAAGCAACAACTGGTCCACTTGGACAGGGAATTGCGATGGCTGTTGGGATGGCAATGGCTGAACGTCATGTCGCAAGCGTTTATAACAAAGATAACTTTGAACTTGTGAACCATTTTACATATAGTATGTGTGGTGATGGTGATTTAATGGAGGGTGTTTCTGCAGAAGCAGCATCACTTGCAGGACATTTGAAATTAGGTCGTTTGGTTGTTCTTTACGATTCAAATGATATTTCTCTTGATGGAGATTTGAATAAATCATTCTCTGAAAGTGTAAAAGAGCGATTCCAAGCCTATGGCTGGCAATATCTTCGCGTAGAAGATGGCAATAATCTTGAAGAAATTGCAAAAGCACTTGAAGAAGCAAAAAATGATTTAGACCGTCCGACAATGATTGAAGTAAGAACAGTTATCGGCTACGGCTCACCAAACCGTGCTGGAACATCAGGTGTTCATGGTTCACCACTTGGTGCCGAAGAGTTAAAGCTTACAAAAGAGGCATATAAATGGACATTTGAGGAAGATTTTCATGTACCACAGGAGGTCTATGATAACTTCCAAAAACTCATCGTCGAAAATGGTGAGAAGAAGGAAAAAGAGTGGAATGATCTTTTTGAACAGTATAAGAAGGAATACCCTGGGTTAGCAACACAGCTAGAACAAGCTTTAAACAATGAACTTCCGGAAGGCTGGGATCGAGATGTGCCAGTTTATCCTGAAGGAAAAAGCCTTGCTAGCCGTGCTTCATCTGGTGAAGCCTTAAACGGTATTGCGAAAAACCTTCCTATTTTCATCGGAGGTTCTGCAGACCTTGCAGGGTCAAATAAAACGATGATTAAAGGTACAAAAGATTATATGCCTGGTTCATACGAAGGCCGTAATTTCTGGTTCGGAGTTCGGGAGTTTGCGATGGGTGCTGCCATGAACGGTATTGCCCTTCATGGCGGAGTAAAAGTTTTTGGTGGAACTTTCTTCGTTTTCTCTGATTACCTACGTCCAGCAATTCGCTTAGCAGCGTTAATGGGATTACCAGTTACCTATGTATTCACACATGATAGTATTGCTGTTGGTGAGGATGGTCCGACACATGAGCCAATCGAACAGCTTGCTGCATTACGTGCAATGCCGGGATTATCTATCATTCGCCCAGCAGACGGTAATGAAACTGCTGCGGCATGGAAGCTTGCGGTTGAATCAACAAATAAACCAACAGCGCTTATATTGACACGTCAAGATTTACCGACATTAAAAGGAACCGATACAAATGCGTACGAAGGAGTGTCTAAAGGAGCATATGTTGTTTCACCTTCTGAGAGAGCAACTCCCGATGCCTTACTATTGGCAACTGGGTCGGAAGTAAGTCTTGCTGTTGAAGCACAAAAAGCCCTTGCAGGCGAGGGTGTACATGTTTCAGTTGTCAGCATGCCTTCATGGGATCGCTTCGATCAGCAATCGCAAGAATACAAAGATTCTGTTCTGCCAAAGACTGTGAAAAAACGTCTTGGTTTAGAAGTGGGAGCTTCATTCGGCTGGCACAAATACACCGGTGACGAGGGTGATGTTTTAGCGATAGATAAATTTGGAGCATCAGCACCTGGTGAAAAAATAATGGAAGAATACGGTTTTTCAGTTAATAATGTAGTTGCCCGAGTGAAGGCGCTATTAGAAAAATAA
- a CDS encoding LysM peptidoglycan-binding domain-containing protein, translating to MKKLWNKYSYAITLIILSCSLTFILSFQHHINDSDQYVKITISEGDSLWKISNQYASQHSLSNDEFISWIKKHNENISDQIFPGEEIIIPVSKRTSTSGTELASAPQE from the coding sequence ATGAAAAAATTATGGAACAAATACTCTTATGCTATTACACTAATTATTTTAAGCTGCTCGCTTACTTTCATCCTATCATTTCAACATCATATCAACGACAGTGATCAATATGTAAAGATCACAATTTCTGAAGGGGATTCATTATGGAAAATTTCTAATCAATATGCTAGTCAGCATTCCTTATCAAATGATGAGTTTATTAGTTGGATTAAGAAGCACAATGAAAATATCAGTGATCAAATTTTTCCGGGTGAAGAAATCATTATTCCAGTAAGTAAAAGGACTTCTACATCAGGGACAGAATTAGCGAGTGCCCCTCAAGAATAG
- a CDS encoding DUF2621 domain-containing protein translates to MLKGWFLWFILFWVVFLVSAFGIGGFFMFRKFLKKMPKEDGKSVMDWEEHYVNESRHLWNDEEKALLEDLVSPVPELFRDVARHKIAGKIGELAIRENSPKITQELVIRGYIQATPKRDHKFLRKKLFQNHIDVAPYEHLF, encoded by the coding sequence ATGCTTAAAGGTTGGTTTTTGTGGTTTATCCTTTTTTGGGTTGTTTTTTTAGTAAGTGCCTTTGGTATCGGCGGATTTTTTATGTTCCGGAAATTTCTGAAAAAGATGCCGAAAGAAGATGGCAAGTCAGTCATGGATTGGGAAGAGCACTATGTAAATGAATCGCGTCATTTATGGAATGATGAGGAAAAAGCTCTTCTAGAGGATTTAGTAAGCCCTGTTCCTGAGCTATTCCGTGATGTTGCCCGGCATAAAATTGCAGGAAAAATTGGTGAGCTTGCCATTCGCGAGAATTCCCCTAAAATCACGCAAGAATTGGTGATTCGTGGGTATATTCAAGCGACTCCTAAACGAGATCACAAATTTTTACGAAAAAAACTATTTCAAAATCATATTGATGTTGCTCCCTATGAGCATTTATTCTAG
- a CDS encoding ABC transporter transmembrane domain-containing protein — protein sequence MEEKLQLSEHEQRKVLFRLLSYTKPHKKIISFAFVLLILTTVGDIVLPFLVKIFIDDYLIPGKLEYRPLLILGSVYMGIQVVKAILMFYQFVKFQEIALYIIQRLRIDAFSKVQSLGLKYFDKTPAGSIVSRVTNDTEAIKDMFVTVIATFIQSGFLLTGIFIAMFILNVKLALFCVIIIPMLLFVMNLYRKLSSRFYLEMRERLSQLNAKLSESLSGMSIIQVFRQEKRLRKEFGNINEQHYKAGMKNIKIDGLLLRPAIDLIYTVALIIVLSYFGITSFGNSIEIGVIYAFINYLDRFFEPVNQMMMRLSLYQQAIVAGSRVFKLLDEEELAPAQKEEKTSTIENGKIEFRNLCFSYDGKRKVLKNISFTANPGETIALVGHTGSGKSSIINLMMRFYEYERGEILIDGESIRNYPMQELRKKMGLVLQDPFLFYGTVKDNIRLHHSDMSETQIEEAAKFVQAHLFIERLEGGYDHKVVERGTTLSSGQRQLIAFARTIAANPQILVLDEATANIDTETEEAIQTALAKMRKDRTTIAIAHRLSTIQDADLILVLHQGEIVERGTHQELLAQEGLYHKMFLLQNGAIERVEDAVN from the coding sequence ATGGAAGAAAAATTACAGCTGTCGGAACATGAACAAAGAAAGGTTTTATTCCGCCTTCTTTCCTATACCAAACCGCATAAAAAAATAATTAGCTTTGCCTTTGTCCTATTGATTTTAACGACAGTTGGCGATATTGTCCTGCCGTTTTTAGTGAAAATCTTTATTGATGATTACTTAATACCGGGAAAGCTTGAGTATCGACCATTATTGATTCTAGGATCGGTATATATGGGAATTCAGGTGGTAAAAGCAATCCTGATGTTTTACCAGTTTGTGAAATTTCAAGAGATTGCCTTATATATCATCCAACGGCTGCGAATTGATGCTTTTTCGAAGGTTCAATCACTAGGTTTGAAGTATTTCGATAAGACACCTGCGGGCAGTATTGTATCGCGGGTAACGAATGACACGGAAGCGATAAAGGATATGTTTGTCACTGTTATCGCTACCTTCATCCAAAGTGGGTTTTTGTTGACGGGAATTTTTATTGCAATGTTTATTTTGAATGTGAAACTAGCACTGTTCTGTGTCATTATTATCCCAATGCTATTATTTGTTATGAATTTATATCGGAAATTAAGCTCGAGGTTCTATCTTGAAATGCGTGAGAGACTTAGCCAGCTGAATGCAAAGTTAAGTGAATCTTTGTCAGGGATGTCGATTATCCAAGTATTTCGCCAGGAAAAGCGACTGCGTAAGGAGTTTGGCAATATTAATGAACAGCATTACAAGGCGGGAATGAAAAATATTAAAATCGATGGTCTATTATTAAGACCGGCAATTGATTTGATCTATACGGTTGCGCTGATCATTGTCCTCAGCTATTTTGGGATTACCTCCTTCGGGAACAGTATCGAAATTGGGGTCATCTATGCGTTTATCAATTATTTAGATCGTTTCTTTGAACCGGTAAACCAAATGATGATGCGGTTGTCCCTATACCAGCAGGCGATTGTTGCCGGCTCCAGGGTATTTAAATTACTTGATGAAGAGGAATTGGCCCCTGCACAAAAAGAAGAGAAAACAAGTACCATTGAAAATGGAAAAATTGAATTCAGAAATCTTTGTTTTTCCTACGATGGAAAGCGGAAAGTACTAAAAAATATTTCCTTCACCGCTAATCCGGGTGAGACAATTGCCCTTGTCGGCCACACGGGAAGTGGGAAAAGTTCTATCATAAATCTGATGATGCGGTTTTACGAATACGAACGTGGAGAAATTTTGATTGATGGTGAATCCATTCGCAACTATCCAATGCAAGAACTAAGGAAGAAAATGGGGCTTGTGCTACAAGATCCGTTTTTGTTTTACGGGACAGTAAAAGATAATATTCGGCTTCATCATTCAGACATGAGCGAAACGCAGATAGAAGAAGCAGCAAAGTTTGTTCAAGCCCATTTATTTATCGAACGGCTGGAGGGTGGATATGACCATAAAGTAGTCGAGAGGGGAACCACTTTATCTAGCGGTCAACGACAATTGATTGCCTTTGCGAGAACAATTGCAGCCAATCCCCAAATTTTGGTTCTAGATGAAGCGACAGCAAACATTGATACCGAGACGGAAGAGGCGATTCAAACGGCATTGGCGAAAATGCGTAAGGACCGTACTACAATAGCAATTGCCCACCGGCTATCAACGATTCAGGATGCAGATCTTATCCTTGTTCTTCATCAAGGGGAGATTGTGGAGAGAGGAACCCATCAAGAATTGCTTGCACAAGAAGGTTTGTATCACAAGATGTTCCTCTTGCAAAATGGAGCGATTGAACGGGTAGAGGATGCGGTAAATTAA
- the sirA gene encoding sporulation inhibitor of replication protein SirA, with product MRKYQLYLIEDEFAAHYFGRERLFFQLFQEHQTAVGELKFITQKQISYITKRVEVLKIHQLFQKQLGKIKGFSADHGAYTIYLSGKLSTARVEVFQDLILVEAVGSYEAETAFFEVLRKCESSFLAIDLEHERYGWLKPIKERKFI from the coding sequence GTGAGAAAATATCAGCTATATTTAATAGAAGATGAATTTGCCGCCCATTACTTCGGAAGAGAGCGTTTATTTTTTCAGCTTTTTCAGGAACATCAAACAGCTGTCGGCGAGCTTAAATTTATAACACAAAAACAAATTTCATATATAACGAAAAGAGTAGAAGTCCTTAAAATCCATCAACTGTTTCAAAAACAACTGGGGAAAATAAAGGGATTTAGTGCGGACCATGGTGCATATACGATTTACCTAAGCGGAAAACTAAGTACGGCAAGGGTAGAAGTGTTTCAGGATTTAATTTTAGTTGAGGCAGTGGGTAGCTATGAAGCCGAAACAGCCTTTTTTGAAGTGCTGCGAAAATGCGAATCATCCTTTTTAGCTATCGATCTGGAACATGAGCGCTACGGCTGGTTAAAACCAATTAAAGAAAGAAAATTTATCTAA
- a CDS encoding aspartyl-phosphate phosphatase Spo0E family protein → MIKQELVALIEKKRAELIQVAITNGFTSSVAIRYSQELDNLLNEYNRIYIKKVSSSAC, encoded by the coding sequence GTGATCAAACAGGAATTAGTTGCATTAATCGAAAAAAAGCGAGCTGAATTAATTCAAGTCGCCATCACCAACGGCTTTACTTCCTCCGTTGCAATTCGCTATAGCCAGGAACTTGATAATCTTTTAAATGAATATAATAGAATCTATATAAAAAAAGTTTCATCATCAGCCTGTTAA
- a CDS encoding recombinase family protein gives MKAIIYCRVSTNKDTQETSLHRQEEELILLAKQCQFEIDSVIKEQASGYDFEREGILEVLERIKDPQVQALLIQDETRLGRGNAKIALLHCILKEEIKLYSISHNGELELSESDSMVLKIVSMVEEYQRKLHNVKIKRGMKRAVDQGYKPEKNLKNLGNASGRDKIEVPIEQIVRLRKNNLTFADIAATLRGFGYNISKATVHRRYREYLESQEE, from the coding sequence ATGAAAGCAATCATATACTGCCGTGTCAGTACAAATAAAGACACCCAGGAAACTTCATTACATCGTCAAGAAGAGGAATTAATCTTACTTGCCAAACAATGCCAATTTGAAATTGATTCTGTTATAAAGGAACAAGCGAGTGGATATGATTTTGAGAGGGAAGGAATACTAGAAGTTTTAGAACGCATAAAAGATCCCCAGGTACAAGCATTACTAATCCAAGATGAAACGCGACTTGGAAGAGGAAACGCCAAAATAGCCCTTTTGCATTGTATATTAAAAGAGGAAATCAAACTTTATAGTATTTCTCATAATGGTGAATTAGAATTATCAGAATCAGATTCCATGGTATTAAAAATCGTCAGTATGGTGGAAGAATACCAACGAAAACTTCATAATGTGAAAATTAAACGAGGGATGAAACGTGCCGTAGACCAGGGGTATAAACCGGAAAAAAACTTAAAAAATCTTGGAAACGCCTCTGGTAGAGATAAAATTGAAGTTCCAATTGAACAAATTGTAAGATTAAGAAAAAACAACCTAACCTTTGCGGATATAGCCGCAACTTTGAGAGGTTTTGGGTATAATATTTCTAAAGCGACTGTACATAGAAGGTACCGAGAATATCTTGAATCACAAGAAGAGTAG